A genomic region of Longimicrobium sp. contains the following coding sequences:
- a CDS encoding cupin domain-containing protein: MIQPIRIAEKLSAFSDHWNPRVIAELNGQHVKLAKFQGEFVWHDHANEDELFLVLKGRFRMEFRDGAVEVGEGEMIVVPRGVEHRPVAEQEVHVMLFEPASTRHTGDAVDDRTVTEYEWI, translated from the coding sequence GTGATCCAGCCCATCCGAATCGCAGAGAAGCTTTCGGCATTCTCCGACCACTGGAACCCCCGCGTGATCGCGGAGTTGAACGGACAGCACGTGAAGCTGGCGAAGTTCCAGGGCGAGTTCGTGTGGCACGACCACGCGAACGAAGACGAGCTGTTCCTGGTCTTGAAGGGCCGCTTCCGGATGGAGTTTCGCGACGGGGCGGTGGAGGTGGGCGAGGGAGAGATGATCGTGGTGCCGCGCGGTGTGGAGCACCGGCCGGTGGCGGAACAGGAGGTTCACGTGATGCTCTTCGAGCCGGCGTCCACGCGGCACACAGGGGACGCGGTGGACGATCGGACGGTGACGGAGTACGAGTGGATCTGA
- a CDS encoding DUF3616 domain-containing protein, with product MRAPDQTIHIGLNAPPDGSVEAEAIRQSLSSAVRVGRHLFLGCDETATLERVTDLGGGRFGEHRSYKLAELVDLPGKDDDEVDVEGLAWEPPYLWLVGSHSRKQGKAKRGMDFKEASEALADVDVDDNRYLIARIPLEDDPEAGGMVPRKSCPDPRDPQRTLTAARLRGRGRNSELIRELSEDPHLRRFIKIPGKDNGLDVEGVQVDDGRVFLGLRGPVLRGWAVIVQVEPVDAKGGGRMKLRELEAGGRRYRKHFLDLDGLGIRDLARDGDDLLILAGPTMDVSAPAGVFRWRGGMRVEEESLVPAEALERVTMLPHDVEGGSDHPEGMCRFDEGHGPRTLLVVYDAASASRQDAHGVTADVFALPSPGVLGTLAETLTSFVTRDGGS from the coding sequence ATGCGAGCACCAGACCAGACCATCCACATCGGCCTGAACGCGCCACCCGACGGCAGCGTCGAGGCCGAAGCCATCCGCCAGAGTCTATCCTCCGCCGTGCGGGTGGGCCGGCACCTGTTCCTGGGCTGCGACGAAACCGCGACCCTGGAGCGCGTGACCGACCTTGGCGGCGGCCGCTTCGGCGAGCACCGCAGCTACAAGCTGGCCGAGCTGGTGGACCTGCCCGGCAAGGACGACGACGAGGTGGATGTCGAGGGCTTGGCGTGGGAGCCGCCGTACCTGTGGCTGGTGGGCTCGCACAGCCGCAAGCAGGGCAAGGCCAAGCGCGGGATGGACTTCAAGGAAGCTTCCGAGGCGCTGGCGGACGTGGACGTCGACGACAACCGCTACCTGATCGCCCGCATTCCGCTGGAGGATGACCCCGAGGCGGGCGGGATGGTGCCGCGCAAGTCGTGCCCCGATCCGCGCGACCCGCAGCGCACGCTCACCGCCGCGCGGCTGCGTGGCCGCGGTCGCAACAGCGAGCTGATCCGGGAGTTGAGCGAAGACCCGCACCTGCGCCGGTTCATCAAGATTCCCGGCAAGGACAACGGGCTGGACGTGGAGGGCGTGCAGGTGGACGACGGGCGCGTGTTCCTGGGGCTGCGCGGGCCCGTGCTGCGCGGCTGGGCGGTCATCGTGCAGGTGGAGCCGGTGGATGCCAAGGGCGGCGGACGGATGAAGCTGCGGGAGCTCGAGGCCGGCGGGCGCCGCTACCGCAAGCACTTCCTGGACTTGGACGGGCTGGGGATCCGCGACCTGGCGCGCGACGGCGACGACCTGCTGATCCTGGCCGGCCCAACGATGGACGTGAGCGCGCCCGCCGGCGTGTTCCGCTGGCGGGGCGGCATGCGCGTGGAGGAGGAGTCGCTGGTGCCGGCGGAAGCGCTGGAGCGCGTGACCATGCTGCCGCACGACGTGGAGGGCGGGTCCGACCACCCCGAGGGGATGTGCCGCTTCGACGAGGGCCACGGCCCGCGCACCCTGCTGGTGGTGTACGACGCCGCCAGTGCCAGCCGCCAGGACGCGCACGGCGTCACCGCCGACGTGTTCGCGCTTCCCTCGCCCGGGGTGCTGGGCACGCTCGCGGAAACGCTGACCTCCTTCGTCACCCGCGACGGCGGAAGCTGA
- a CDS encoding Ppx/GppA phosphatase family protein, translating to MTPLLNRPTDAAPDAPPQFPLRVAAVDVGSNAIRFLAAEFTSPTAYKVLAETRAPVRLGHEVFLSGRLDRAAMQAGVEAITGFRKRMEDLGIVHYRAVATSATRESRNGDEFVARVRREAGIDLEVITGTEEARLVYEAIRAQVPFAKKKWMLVDLGGGSVEVSLVDATGILWSESHTLGSVRLLEELSGSSEDPGRFQRLLEEYMASLRIPLIAKQWKPAGLIATGGNIEALAKLLGAEPGRGRMAAIQMNDLRGAVAMLSRLSYRQRVDQLGLREDRADVIVPAAMVYERVASLAGAAEIIVPAVGLKDGVLVDMVDDLTTHQAHEDRKERAAVEGAVALGLRYLFDEKHARHVAWLSGLLFDQLDKVHRMDAPDRRLLRVAAILHDIGIFIGHKKHHKHSLYIISQSEVPELTAREMDIVANVARYHRKGTPAAHHEDFNRLPSDDRERVVKLASLLRIADALDREHVQAVTGVTATAGKSKLALELEGEGDLLLERWALRRKAGLFTDTFGLEVEVAGDRAEG from the coding sequence ATGACGCCGCTGCTCAACCGCCCCACGGACGCCGCCCCCGACGCGCCGCCGCAGTTTCCGCTGCGGGTGGCCGCCGTGGACGTGGGCTCCAACGCTATCCGCTTCCTGGCGGCCGAGTTCACCTCGCCCACCGCGTACAAGGTGTTGGCGGAGACGCGCGCGCCGGTGCGGCTGGGGCACGAGGTGTTCCTTTCGGGGCGGCTGGACCGCGCCGCCATGCAGGCCGGTGTGGAGGCCATCACCGGCTTCCGCAAGCGGATGGAGGACCTGGGGATCGTCCACTACCGCGCCGTTGCCACCAGCGCCACGCGCGAAAGCCGCAACGGCGACGAGTTCGTGGCGCGCGTGCGGCGCGAGGCCGGGATCGACCTGGAGGTGATCACCGGCACCGAGGAGGCGCGCCTGGTCTACGAGGCCATCCGCGCGCAGGTGCCGTTCGCCAAGAAGAAGTGGATGCTGGTGGACCTGGGCGGCGGCAGCGTGGAGGTGTCGCTGGTGGACGCCACGGGAATCCTGTGGAGCGAGTCGCACACGCTGGGCTCGGTGCGGCTGCTGGAAGAATTGTCGGGCTCCAGCGAAGACCCCGGCCGGTTTCAGCGGCTGCTGGAAGAGTACATGGCGTCGCTGCGCATTCCGCTCATCGCCAAGCAGTGGAAGCCTGCCGGGCTGATCGCCACGGGCGGAAACATCGAGGCGCTGGCCAAGCTGCTGGGCGCCGAGCCGGGGCGCGGGCGGATGGCGGCCATCCAGATGAACGACCTGCGGGGCGCCGTGGCCATGCTGTCGCGCCTCTCGTACCGCCAGCGCGTGGACCAGCTGGGTTTGAGGGAGGACCGGGCGGACGTCATCGTCCCCGCGGCCATGGTGTACGAGCGCGTGGCGTCGCTGGCGGGGGCGGCGGAGATCATCGTTCCCGCGGTGGGCCTCAAGGACGGCGTGCTGGTGGACATGGTCGACGACCTGACCACCCACCAGGCGCATGAAGACCGCAAGGAGCGGGCGGCGGTGGAGGGCGCGGTGGCCCTGGGGCTGCGCTACCTGTTCGACGAGAAGCACGCCCGGCACGTGGCGTGGCTGTCGGGCTTGCTCTTCGACCAACTGGACAAGGTGCATCGGATGGATGCGCCGGACCGGCGGCTGCTGCGCGTGGCAGCCATCCTTCACGACATCGGCATCTTCATCGGCCACAAGAAGCACCACAAGCACTCGCTGTACATCATCAGCCAGTCGGAGGTGCCGGAGCTCACGGCGCGGGAGATGGACATTGTGGCCAACGTGGCGCGCTACCACCGCAAGGGCACGCCGGCCGCGCACCACGAGGACTTCAACCGGCTCCCCTCCGATGATCGCGAGCGGGTGGTGAAGCTGGCCTCGCTGCTGCGCATTGCCGACGCCCTGGATCGCGAGCACGTGCAGGCCGTTACGGGGGTGACGGCCACGGCGGGAAAGAGCAAGCTGGCGCTGGAGCTGGAAGGGGAGGGCGACCTGCTGCTGGAGCGGTGGGCTCTGCGCCGCAAGGCCGGCCTGTTCACCGACACCTTCGGCCTGGAGGTGGAGGTCGCCGGCGACCGGGCGGAGGGCTAG